The segment CCTTTTGATTGTAATTGGCCAGCTTTTTCCAATATATGCGGAAACCCATAATACAGCGGAGGTTTGGCTAATGCTGTTTTTTGTATTTGTGGTGGCGATGATTTTTTCAGCAATTATCGGCTATCGCATCATACAAGTGCAGGCATTGCCGGTTGAAAATGTTACTCAAACAGCGTTGGAACTGGCAAAAGGAAATTACCGTGCCCGGGCATTTGAATACAGCAATGTCGGAACGGTGGAATTAAGCTCCACAATCAATATTTTAGCTCGAAACTTGCAGGAAATTACCGCTATCCGTGAAATGGAGCAAGAACGCCTTAAAACTTTGATTGAGAATATGGGCAGCGCTTTAATTATGATTGACCGGCAAGGCGGTATAACACTCGTAAACCGGTCCTTTATGCAGGAGTTTCAGTTGGCGGCTGAAGATATTGATGGGAAATTTTATAAAGAAATCCGGATTCCATATGAATTGGAGCGTTTTATTGAACAAGTATTTATGACAGAAACTGCAGCCCGGAACCAGCTTGAATTCAAACAAGGCATCCATAGCAAACATATTGATGTTTATGGGGCACCGGTTCTTGGTGAACATGAACAATGGCTGGGGATTGTCATTGTTTCCCATGATATAACTGAATTGAAGCGGCTCGAACAAATTCGGAAAGATTTTGTGGCAAACGTCTCCCATGAACTTAGAACGCCAGTCACTTCCATTAAAGGATTCACAGAGACGCTTCTTGAGGGGGCTTACAAAGATCCAGCAACGGCATTTTCATTTTTAGAAATCATCGAAAAGGAAAGCAACCGGCTGGAAATGCTCATTAAAGATTTGCTTGAGTTATCGAAAGTCGAGCAAGCCGGCTTCCGAGTAGATGCAGTCCCCACTAATATGAAGAACCTCATTGAACGGGTTGGAGAAATAGTCGAAAGAAGGCTTGAAGAAAA is part of the Planococcus shenhongbingii genome and harbors:
- the pnpS gene encoding two-component system histidine kinase PnpS → MKSFRHRLLTTILIWIGVLLAGLLIVIGQLFPIYAETHNTAEVWLMLFFVFVVAMIFSAIIGYRIIQVQALPVENVTQTALELAKGNYRARAFEYSNVGTVELSSTINILARNLQEITAIREMEQERLKTLIENMGSALIMIDRQGGITLVNRSFMQEFQLAAEDIDGKFYKEIRIPYELERFIEQVFMTETAARNQLEFKQGIHSKHIDVYGAPVLGEHEQWLGIVIVSHDITELKRLEQIRKDFVANVSHELRTPVTSIKGFTETLLEGAYKDPATAFSFLEIIEKESNRLEMLIKDLLELSKVEQAGFRVDAVPTNMKNLIERVGEIVERRLEEKNIQLKLQLEPVIVQGDPNRLVQVMMNLLVNAISYSTSRTAITVRLYQQDGEAVIEVEDQGIGIEASEIGRLFERFYRVDRARSRNSGGTGLGLSIVKHLIEAHHGNVKVESEVGVGTTFTIHLPLAS